A genomic stretch from Caldalkalibacillus salinus includes:
- the tyrS gene encoding tyrosine--tRNA ligase: MSESIQLTTEQQQEVNRQFQTLKRGVVEIVPEEELKNKLAKSVATGEPLKVKLGLDPTAPDIHIGHTVVINKLRQFQDFGHRVQLLIGDFTAQVGDPTGKSETRKQLTPEEVEENAKTYIRQYGKILDMSKTDLVYNSKWLSELKFADVLELAGTITVARMLERDDFEKRYTSGQAISVHEFFYPLMQGYDSVALESDIELGGTDQKFNLLMGRHLQEKFGKPMQVAMTTPLLEGLDGVKKMSKSLNNYIGIDEAPQEMYGKAMSIPDDLMLKYYELTTRATSEELSALESDLEEGTVHPRDAKMRLAYTLVEMYHSKEEAEKAEAHFKTVFQKRSLPTDIPEQAWTGEPTVTIVDLISQFGMVPSKGEGRRMVQQGAVKVNEEKVEDIKAEITPVPGMIVQVGKRKFVKVSE, encoded by the coding sequence ATGAGTGAAAGTATTCAACTAACCACAGAGCAGCAACAGGAAGTGAACCGTCAGTTTCAGACGTTAAAAAGAGGCGTTGTCGAAATCGTTCCTGAGGAAGAGCTGAAAAATAAACTTGCTAAATCAGTAGCCACAGGAGAACCTCTAAAGGTGAAACTAGGCCTAGACCCCACCGCACCAGATATTCACATCGGTCATACGGTCGTCATTAATAAACTGAGACAATTCCAAGACTTTGGTCACCGTGTACAATTGCTGATAGGGGATTTTACTGCCCAGGTTGGTGATCCCACTGGGAAATCAGAAACGAGAAAACAGCTCACACCAGAAGAGGTTGAAGAAAACGCCAAGACCTACATCCGCCAATACGGAAAAATATTAGATATGTCTAAGACCGATCTTGTGTATAACAGCAAGTGGCTGTCTGAGTTGAAGTTCGCCGATGTATTAGAGCTAGCTGGTACGATTACAGTTGCTAGAATGCTCGAGCGAGATGACTTTGAGAAGCGCTATACATCAGGGCAAGCGATTAGCGTGCACGAATTCTTCTACCCGTTAATGCAAGGGTATGACTCTGTCGCCTTAGAATCAGATATAGAATTAGGCGGTACAGATCAGAAGTTTAACTTGCTCATGGGGCGTCATCTGCAAGAGAAATTTGGAAAACCAATGCAGGTGGCAATGACAACACCGTTACTTGAAGGATTGGACGGTGTGAAGAAAATGAGTAAAAGTCTTAACAACTACATCGGTATAGACGAAGCGCCTCAAGAAATGTACGGCAAGGCGATGTCCATACCAGATGATCTGATGTTAAAATACTATGAACTCACAACGCGTGCGACGAGTGAGGAATTATCAGCGCTTGAGTCTGATTTGGAAGAAGGAACCGTCCATCCGAGAGATGCCAAAATGCGTTTAGCTTATACCCTTGTTGAAATGTATCACAGCAAAGAAGAGGCTGAGAAAGCAGAGGCTCACTTCAAGACGGTGTTCCAAAAACGTTCACTACCAACGGATATACCGGAGCAAGCATGGACAGGTGAACCAACAGTCACAATTGTTGACCTCATCTCTCAATTTGGCATGGTCCCTTCTAAAGGTGAAGGAAGAAGAATGGTCCAACAGGGAGCCGTTAAAGTAAATGAAGAAAAGGTGGAAGACATTAAAGCAGAAATTACGCCTGTGCCCGGCATGATTGTCCAAGTAGGGAAAAGGAAATTCGTCAAAGTGAGTGAGTAA
- the rpsD gene encoding 30S ribosomal protein S4, which translates to MARYTGPTWKISRRLGISLSGTGKELAKRPYAPGQHGPTQRKKLSEYGIQLQEKQKLRHMYGLNERQFRRLFDDAGKMPGVIGENFMILLESRLDNLVYRLGFGRTRRAARQLVNHGHITVNGKKVDIPSYRVKVGDVIGLREKSRNLDVVKDALESRNHLPEYLSLDENSLEGTYTRLPERSELPAEITESLIVEFYSR; encoded by the coding sequence ATGGCTCGATACACAGGTCCAACTTGGAAAATAAGTCGTCGTTTAGGTATTTCCCTAAGCGGTACTGGTAAAGAATTAGCGAAGCGTCCTTACGCTCCAGGACAACACGGTCCAACACAACGTAAAAAACTTAGCGAATATGGGATTCAGCTTCAGGAGAAACAGAAGCTACGTCATATGTACGGTTTGAACGAACGTCAATTCCGTCGTCTATTCGATGACGCTGGTAAAATGCCTGGCGTTATTGGTGAGAACTTCATGATCCTTCTTGAATCTCGCCTAGACAACCTTGTTTATCGTTTAGGATTTGGCCGTACGCGTCGTGCTGCTCGTCAGCTTGTGAACCACGGTCACATCACTGTTAACGGTAAAAAAGTAGACATCCCTTCCTACCGTGTCAAAGTCGGAGATGTTATTGGACTTCGTGAAAAGTCTAGAAACTTAGACGTGGTTAAGGATGCACTAGAAAGCCGTAACCATTTACCAGAATATCTTTCTCTAGACGAGAATAGCCTTGAAGGTACTTACACTCGCCTACCAGAGCGCAGTGAACTACCTGCTGAGATTACAGAATCTCTTATCGTTGAGTTCTACTCTCGTTAA
- a CDS encoding YcdB/YcdC domain-containing protein, which yields MKWYVKPVVAMTLSTTLVTLPAMPTFAQSFDEKQKQMYLNIQSEIDEQPDEGALEREQAVIKAQELISIPSGYEVQNTRYQSANQWNTVATWHVTFTKQEDENMVGEIRVSLNALSGELVNFHHYDRELETPSYPPTVSKGEAEAISNAFIEDVLPTKSSLVTYDPFGLEEDLPIIDSSDTYRFQYVRMHDGVPFPQHYITVEVTTDGHVVSLYSEWDEKVQFPEHEAEIVEENVIDTYQSLGSNQLELYYIEPERSEDDTVYLSYRWNTGHPSSISYVDARSGEPLNQSLDVIDNTEPTYVPISEEPLEAHFSGGAELTEEEALQHVLEVTPIDESAVKVSSSSYSSNDYNGRSVWNFQFEPQNQEEGQHYWGYVSVDTHTGKIYDFLNESSRDIETDQDEAQQSLSDEELINKVISTTAKLSPETAHSTFYIDGSLQRNDQGPLAHVRLIAKENDVLIGNHPTSVTINQYTGDIVNFSAPRMPAQSLPKPDQVIEQEEALNEILEQSNITLQYQADRDYTKDVHEAKLVYELRLPNHTEPLFLNAETGEWHTLYSGEAVNLNRITPTDIDNHWAEDALMMMYDYRAIDTDENGHVRPNEKIKRGEMIKMLILAMNRGTFRGHYGLNHDASFEDVAASSRYFQYVEAAVDLNILDPEDRQFNPEDVLTREDMAVLVVRALGYDKLAQQKDLFNLDAHDHEAIEHSGHAAIVSHLDILTLQNGQFSPKREMTRAEAATVFQRFLEKRHEFAS from the coding sequence ATGAAATGGTATGTGAAGCCTGTTGTTGCCATGACATTAAGTACGACGCTTGTAACGCTCCCTGCTATGCCAACATTTGCACAGTCATTTGACGAAAAACAGAAGCAAATGTACCTTAACATTCAGAGCGAAATAGATGAGCAACCTGATGAAGGCGCTTTAGAAAGAGAGCAGGCTGTTATCAAAGCACAGGAGCTTATCTCAATCCCGAGTGGGTACGAAGTCCAAAATACGAGATATCAATCAGCTAACCAATGGAACACCGTCGCTACTTGGCACGTGACCTTCACAAAACAAGAGGATGAAAACATGGTCGGAGAAATCAGAGTCTCCCTCAACGCCTTATCAGGTGAATTAGTGAACTTTCATCACTACGATAGAGAGTTAGAGACCCCTTCCTATCCACCTACTGTGTCTAAAGGGGAAGCAGAAGCCATTTCTAATGCATTTATAGAGGACGTTCTCCCCACTAAAAGCAGTCTTGTGACCTACGATCCATTCGGGCTTGAGGAGGACCTCCCGATCATTGATTCCTCTGACACTTATCGCTTTCAATATGTACGTATGCACGATGGTGTCCCTTTTCCTCAACACTATATTACCGTTGAAGTGACAACGGATGGTCATGTTGTCAGCTTATACAGTGAATGGGATGAAAAAGTTCAATTCCCCGAGCATGAAGCGGAAATTGTAGAAGAAAACGTCATCGATACTTATCAGTCGCTTGGTTCTAACCAGCTGGAATTATACTATATAGAACCGGAACGGAGTGAAGATGACACCGTTTACCTTAGCTATCGGTGGAACACAGGTCACCCTAGTAGTATTTCTTACGTTGACGCTCGTTCTGGAGAGCCATTAAATCAAAGCTTGGATGTGATTGATAATACGGAACCCACCTATGTCCCGATTTCGGAGGAACCTTTAGAAGCTCACTTTAGTGGGGGTGCAGAGCTAACGGAGGAAGAAGCACTTCAACACGTTCTTGAAGTCACACCTATCGATGAGTCGGCGGTGAAAGTGTCTTCTAGCAGCTATTCTTCTAACGATTATAACGGGCGAAGTGTATGGAATTTTCAGTTCGAGCCACAAAACCAAGAAGAAGGTCAACATTACTGGGGATACGTGTCCGTAGATACACATACAGGAAAAATCTATGACTTTTTAAATGAAAGTAGCCGTGACATTGAAACGGACCAAGATGAGGCTCAGCAATCGCTATCCGATGAAGAGCTGATTAATAAAGTGATCAGTACGACTGCAAAGTTATCGCCGGAAACAGCCCACAGTACGTTTTATATTGATGGCAGCCTTCAACGAAATGATCAAGGGCCACTTGCTCATGTGAGATTGATCGCAAAAGAAAATGATGTCCTCATCGGAAATCACCCTACATCAGTGACGATCAATCAGTACACCGGTGACATCGTTAACTTTAGTGCACCAAGAATGCCTGCTCAATCACTTCCTAAACCCGATCAAGTCATTGAGCAGGAAGAAGCGTTGAATGAAATCCTTGAACAATCCAACATCACATTGCAATATCAAGCTGACCGAGACTACACCAAGGATGTACATGAAGCTAAGCTCGTCTATGAGCTACGTCTGCCGAACCATACAGAACCCCTTTTCTTAAATGCAGAAACGGGAGAGTGGCATACGTTATACTCAGGTGAAGCGGTCAACTTAAACCGTATCACACCAACGGATATAGATAATCACTGGGCAGAGGACGCACTTATGATGATGTACGATTACCGTGCCATCGACACAGATGAAAACGGGCACGTCCGACCGAATGAAAAAATTAAACGTGGCGAAATGATCAAGATGCTTATCCTTGCTATGAACCGAGGGACATTTAGAGGGCATTATGGTCTGAACCATGACGCTAGCTTTGAAGACGTCGCCGCATCATCACGATACTTCCAATACGTTGAGGCTGCTGTTGATCTTAATATCTTAGATCCAGAAGACCGTCAATTTAACCCTGAAGATGTCCTCACGAGAGAAGATATGGCTGTCCTTGTGGTTCGTGCTTTAGGCTATGATAAGCTTGCTCAGCAGAAAGACCTTTTTAACTTAGACGCTCATGACCATGAAGCTATAGAGCATTCCGGTCATGCGGCCATCGTCTCTCATCTGGATATCCTCACCCTACAAAATGGTCAATTCTCACCGAAGAGAGAGATGACACGCGCTGAGGCTGCGACGGTTTTCCAACGTTTCTTAGAAAAACGTCATGAGTTTGCTTCATAA
- a CDS encoding acyclic terpene utilization AtuA family protein, with product MNKVRIGAGQGFYGDTIHGALNMAKYGDVQYICFDCLAELTMAILQKDKLKDPSRGYTKDIKVTAKTLLPYVKEKGIKLITNAGGINPEGARDEVMRIAEDMGISGIKVGIASGDNIYPILEELQNKGISLEDYDTGEPFTKAKEEILFASAYLGVWPIVKCLEEGADIVITGRTTDTAQFLAPLIYELGWKKDDWDLLGQGILLGHLMECSGQATGGNFSGDWWNIPDMENIGYPIAEVYEDGTSYMTKPENTGGRVSVDTLKEQFLYEIHDPTHYITPDVIADFSGTAFEQVEENKVKISGVKGKPKPDTLKAIMGYSNGYMGQGLIGYSWPDALQKARKADEIVRKQISLYDMNVKDIHTEFIGYNSIHGPLATPVDEDNLNEIYLRVAVHTETKEEASQFGRLFPPLALNGPPFVGGLANMFSVRQLLGLWSVLIPREEIEDRVTTDVKEV from the coding sequence ATGAATAAGGTAAGAATTGGCGCTGGCCAAGGGTTTTACGGTGATACAATACACGGAGCTTTAAATATGGCCAAATATGGGGATGTTCAGTACATATGCTTTGATTGTTTAGCTGAATTGACCATGGCCATTTTACAAAAAGACAAATTGAAGGACCCCTCAAGAGGGTATACAAAGGACATTAAAGTCACGGCTAAGACGTTACTGCCTTATGTGAAGGAAAAAGGCATTAAACTGATCACCAACGCAGGGGGAATTAACCCAGAAGGTGCGAGAGATGAGGTTATGCGCATAGCAGAAGACATGGGGATCTCAGGTATTAAGGTGGGGATTGCCAGCGGTGACAACATTTATCCTATCTTAGAAGAACTGCAAAACAAAGGCATATCATTAGAGGATTATGATACGGGTGAACCATTTACCAAGGCGAAGGAAGAGATTCTATTCGCCAGCGCTTACCTCGGTGTTTGGCCCATTGTCAAATGCTTAGAAGAAGGAGCAGATATTGTAATCACAGGGAGAACCACAGATACAGCACAATTCTTAGCCCCATTGATTTACGAATTAGGATGGAAGAAAGACGATTGGGATTTGCTAGGTCAGGGGATCTTACTTGGCCATTTAATGGAATGCTCAGGTCAGGCTACTGGCGGTAACTTCAGTGGGGATTGGTGGAACATCCCTGATATGGAGAACATCGGTTATCCTATCGCCGAAGTATACGAGGATGGGACATCTTATATGACTAAGCCTGAGAACACAGGGGGAAGAGTGTCGGTGGACACGTTAAAGGAGCAGTTTTTATATGAAATCCACGACCCTACACATTATATCACCCCCGACGTGATAGCCGATTTTAGCGGGACCGCCTTTGAACAAGTGGAAGAGAATAAGGTGAAGATATCAGGGGTTAAGGGAAAACCGAAGCCTGACACACTGAAAGCGATCATGGGGTATTCAAACGGATATATGGGGCAGGGATTAATCGGTTACTCCTGGCCGGACGCTTTACAAAAAGCGAGAAAGGCGGACGAGATTGTACGCAAGCAAATATCTCTATATGACATGAACGTGAAAGACATCCACACCGAATTTATTGGATATAACTCCATCCACGGGCCATTGGCTACACCCGTAGATGAGGATAACCTCAATGAAATATATTTGCGAGTAGCCGTTCATACGGAGACAAAGGAAGAAGCGTCTCAATTCGGCAGGCTCTTCCCGCCATTAGCCTTGAACGGACCCCCGTTTGTGGGAGGGCTCGCCAATATGTTTTCAGTAAGACAACTATTGGGCTTATGGTCTGTGTTAATACCGAGGGAAGAAATAGAAGATAGAGTCACAACAGACGTGAAGGAGGTTTAA
- a CDS encoding class I SAM-dependent DNA methyltransferase codes for MKNDFNELFDQWAPVYDQTVHDTTGEYQEVFEGYEDILSRVVAEIPAGGSRVLEFGVGTGNLSEKIREQGYELIGVEPSAEMRRKVTEKGIPIDLREGSFLDIPLQKNEKVDAIVSTYAFHHLTLKEKETSLSKMKAFLKPGGVIVFADTVYQNENTKQDILTRVKAQDKPNLLKDLQTEYYETIDDLRTEFERNGFSVTFDRLNRFVWLIKAY; via the coding sequence ATGAAAAACGACTTTAATGAGCTGTTTGACCAGTGGGCACCCGTTTATGATCAGACCGTCCACGATACAACGGGAGAGTATCAGGAAGTCTTTGAAGGATATGAGGATATTCTGAGCCGTGTCGTAGCAGAAATACCAGCAGGAGGCTCAAGAGTTTTAGAATTTGGTGTGGGAACAGGTAACTTATCGGAGAAGATACGAGAGCAAGGCTATGAGTTAATAGGGGTAGAACCGTCAGCCGAAATGCGACGCAAAGTAACAGAGAAGGGGATTCCAATAGATCTAAGGGAGGGGAGTTTCTTAGATATTCCCTTACAAAAGAACGAAAAAGTAGACGCCATTGTGAGCACCTACGCCTTTCATCATCTTACCTTAAAGGAGAAAGAAACCTCCCTGAGTAAAATGAAGGCTTTTCTTAAACCAGGTGGTGTGATTGTTTTTGCTGATACGGTATATCAAAATGAAAATACAAAACAAGACATACTAACAAGGGTCAAGGCCCAGGATAAACCGAACCTTCTCAAAGATTTACAAACGGAGTATTATGAAACGATTGATGACTTACGTACCGAATTTGAGCGTAACGGGTTCAGCGTTACATTCGATCGTTTAAACCGTTTTGTTTGGCTCATCAAAGCATACTAA
- the refZ gene encoding forespore capture DNA-binding protein RefZ: protein MVVKTSIRKTGEQRRSTQKAKDKIIEAATDLFYFEGFKSTTVRQIAKKASVNPALVSYYFGSKKGLLEALMVNFYESYFEVLESQRKMLSEQQDVHHKLLSLVNVAFNYLFESYKMTRFIYRELTLDSMLIREVMSTYISKEKYYYLSVMEEALEKEQISAIDIEMVVLQILNILYMPFLQPQVIREVYHMEPLSMTFKKRYYDQLSGWITFYLASQTVQTQTLHP from the coding sequence ATGGTGGTCAAAACTTCAATCAGGAAGACGGGAGAACAGAGAAGATCAACTCAAAAAGCCAAAGACAAAATTATCGAAGCAGCAACCGATCTGTTTTACTTTGAGGGGTTTAAATCAACAACCGTACGACAAATTGCTAAGAAAGCTTCAGTCAACCCCGCTCTCGTATCTTATTATTTTGGGAGTAAAAAGGGATTGCTAGAAGCATTGATGGTCAATTTCTATGAATCATACTTTGAGGTTCTCGAATCTCAGAGGAAAATGTTATCGGAGCAGCAAGACGTCCACCACAAGCTGTTATCACTGGTGAACGTTGCCTTTAATTATTTGTTTGAATCGTACAAAATGACACGGTTCATATACAGAGAACTTACTTTAGATTCGATGCTCATACGTGAAGTGATGAGCACCTACATCTCAAAAGAGAAGTATTATTATCTCTCTGTCATGGAGGAAGCATTGGAAAAGGAACAAATCAGCGCAATCGATATAGAAATGGTGGTCCTTCAAATATTAAATATCCTGTACATGCCTTTTTTGCAGCCACAGGTGATACGGGAAGTGTATCATATGGAACCACTTAGCATGACGTTTAAAAAGCGCTACTACGATCAACTTTCGGGCTGGATTACGTTTTATCTAGCCTCTCAAACCGTGCAAACTCAGACCCTACATCCTTAG
- the hisJ gene encoding histidinol-phosphatase HisJ has product MLKWDAHTHSPFCPHGSQAALESYIEQAIRKGFERYSITEHAPLPQGFTDPVPQQDSAMRMCDLEPYLYECERLKKKYQSEIEILTGLEIDYITGYEAQTQALLEHVGPQLDDAILSVHFLPVGQHWTCLDYSADQFSTDLIPFYGTVDDVYLQYYNTLEKAVLADLGTYKPKRIGHITLIEKFKQIFRPKNKDKWWGQLMYVLDLVRKYGYTLDFNTAGLRKEHCRDIYPSEDVLQEALKLDIPFIYGSDAHDPKDVGSEFARFERLDKT; this is encoded by the coding sequence ATGTTAAAGTGGGATGCACACACACATAGCCCCTTCTGTCCACACGGCAGTCAGGCAGCGCTAGAGTCATACATTGAACAAGCCATTCGTAAAGGATTTGAACGCTATAGTATAACGGAACACGCCCCTTTACCCCAAGGTTTTACCGACCCAGTGCCACAACAGGACAGCGCGATGAGAATGTGTGATTTAGAGCCTTACTTATATGAATGTGAACGGTTGAAAAAAAAATATCAGTCAGAGATTGAAATCTTAACGGGATTAGAGATCGATTATATCACAGGCTATGAGGCTCAAACGCAAGCGTTACTTGAGCATGTTGGCCCTCAATTGGATGATGCGATCCTGTCCGTACACTTCCTACCCGTTGGACAACACTGGACTTGCCTAGATTATAGTGCCGATCAATTCTCGACGGACTTGATCCCTTTTTACGGTACGGTTGACGACGTCTACTTGCAATATTACAACACCTTAGAAAAAGCCGTTCTTGCAGATCTCGGAACATATAAACCGAAGAGAATTGGACATATAACGTTGATTGAAAAGTTCAAGCAAATATTCAGACCAAAAAATAAGGATAAATGGTGGGGACAACTGATGTATGTCTTAGACCTTGTGAGGAAATATGGATATACCCTTGATTTCAATACAGCAGGACTAAGGAAAGAACATTGTCGCGACATTTATCCCAGTGAGGATGTTCTACAAGAAGCCCTTAAGCTTGACATCCCTTTTATTTACGGTTCTGACGCACACGACCCTAAGGATGTAGGGTCTGAGTTTGCACGGTTTGAGAGGCTAGATAAAACGTAA
- a CDS encoding septation ring formation regulator EzrA, with protein sequence MKNVKKPILSLLLVVCFCVASFGYAQASPEYPPHEDGHIIDPHQHLQDSSKRLHEQRLENLPRTYQIVFIGEQEEEGHTYAQQLFDFYDLDDESVLFVIEVDKQYQLTYALGPAVEAKGLTDDIMNQKMEDHYLPSVRDGEPLSGVSMFIQSIEKELEDLRNAREQEARVAVTDDNTPTEETNDASLPWWMWVLITLIGALFVFFIVSYVYRRRLIHLVDDLERWKMTLENRPFSEELSKIKGLKLSGETESRFDQWKEEWDQLMMNTLPDIEEILIDIEDDAYSYHFIRAKHKVNEARHKLQDIEETFTRIMDEVQALTTSEQQNREKITKLHEQYQKIKMGLTQNSVRMGISLPYWDEKFKKAHDWFLQFQSAQDNGDVLTANEYAQAIEEIFAELLDAVERTPAYIQQIEEVLPQTLKELELNIQDMVEKGYHISTEVQEMLSHLKKSKTEVISYMEKGQLNEMRDWIVTQEECIEQIYEQLEEDVHLRQTIMSKCQTLSDDMEKKYAAYQSLDKDIHKTKDSYAWDKEWQEQETKLDQIWENMVNHYTDIIETEAPEKHYLQLKPKIESFRELEEAFDQHFMALRDIIETVREEEMNARGQSAELKQTLIRLVSALRKSNIPGIPEHVNTGLTMAEEVVEELQAQFEQTPLDMGKINHLLQEASNQVASVTQVTQTVIKQAMQSEQLIQYANRYRRQYPQVVEILEEAEARFRTYQYSESLEMVESALNEIDPEWQEKIEWEEKTG encoded by the coding sequence ATGAAGAACGTAAAGAAGCCCATACTTTCGTTACTTTTAGTCGTTTGTTTTTGTGTCGCAAGCTTTGGATACGCTCAAGCCTCCCCTGAATATCCACCACACGAAGATGGACATATTATAGACCCTCACCAGCATTTGCAGGACTCGTCGAAAAGGCTGCATGAACAGAGGCTAGAAAACTTACCACGTACTTACCAAATCGTCTTTATTGGCGAACAGGAAGAGGAAGGACATACATACGCTCAGCAATTGTTTGATTTCTATGACTTGGATGACGAGAGTGTTTTATTCGTTATAGAAGTGGATAAGCAGTATCAACTCACCTATGCACTTGGGCCTGCTGTGGAGGCGAAGGGTCTTACAGACGACATCATGAATCAAAAAATGGAAGACCACTACCTTCCGAGCGTACGAGATGGTGAGCCACTAAGTGGTGTGAGTATGTTTATCCAATCAATAGAAAAGGAGCTAGAGGATCTTAGAAACGCTCGAGAGCAGGAAGCAAGGGTGGCAGTCACAGATGACAATACACCCACGGAAGAGACGAACGACGCTTCTCTACCTTGGTGGATGTGGGTACTTATAACCCTTATAGGGGCGCTCTTTGTGTTCTTTATCGTGAGTTATGTTTATCGTCGGCGGTTGATTCATCTTGTTGATGATTTAGAAAGGTGGAAGATGACCTTAGAGAATCGTCCATTTTCCGAAGAACTGTCTAAGATTAAAGGGTTAAAACTATCAGGTGAAACAGAATCCAGGTTTGATCAATGGAAAGAAGAATGGGACCAACTGATGATGAACACATTGCCTGATATCGAGGAAATTCTTATTGATATTGAAGACGATGCTTACAGCTATCATTTTATCCGAGCGAAACATAAGGTGAATGAGGCACGGCACAAATTACAGGATATTGAAGAAACTTTTACGCGGATCATGGATGAAGTCCAAGCGCTGACCACGAGTGAACAGCAGAACCGAGAAAAGATAACAAAGCTCCATGAACAGTATCAAAAAATAAAGATGGGCTTAACTCAAAATAGTGTTCGTATGGGGATATCCTTACCGTACTGGGATGAAAAATTTAAAAAGGCACATGACTGGTTTCTACAGTTTCAATCCGCTCAGGATAATGGTGACGTCCTGACAGCCAATGAGTATGCGCAAGCGATAGAAGAGATATTCGCAGAATTGCTTGATGCTGTGGAAAGAACCCCCGCCTATATCCAACAAATCGAAGAGGTCCTTCCACAGACATTAAAGGAGCTAGAGTTAAATATACAGGATATGGTGGAGAAAGGGTACCACATATCAACAGAAGTACAGGAGATGCTTTCTCATCTGAAAAAGAGTAAAACGGAAGTCATCTCTTACATGGAAAAGGGTCAATTGAATGAGATGCGGGACTGGATCGTCACTCAAGAGGAATGTATTGAACAGATCTATGAACAACTAGAGGAAGACGTGCATTTACGCCAAACGATAATGAGTAAATGTCAAACGTTATCTGATGACATGGAGAAAAAATATGCGGCGTATCAAAGTCTAGATAAAGATATACACAAAACGAAAGATTCTTATGCTTGGGATAAAGAGTGGCAGGAGCAAGAAACGAAGCTTGATCAAATATGGGAAAACATGGTCAATCATTATACAGACATAATAGAGACAGAGGCACCCGAAAAGCATTATCTACAATTGAAACCCAAAATAGAGTCGTTTCGTGAACTAGAGGAAGCTTTTGACCAACACTTTATGGCATTACGTGACATCATAGAAACGGTGAGAGAAGAGGAAATGAACGCTAGAGGCCAAAGTGCAGAGTTAAAACAGACCTTGATCAGACTGGTTTCAGCTTTAAGAAAGAGCAATATACCGGGCATACCAGAACATGTGAACACGGGTCTAACGATGGCAGAGGAAGTAGTAGAAGAATTGCAGGCACAGTTTGAACAAACACCATTAGATATGGGCAAGATTAATCATCTTTTACAGGAGGCGAGCAATCAGGTCGCCTCCGTCACTCAGGTGACTCAAACGGTGATCAAACAAGCCATGCAATCAGAACAACTTATTCAATACGCTAACCGATACCGCAGACAATATCCACAAGTTGTAGAGATATTAGAAGAGGCCGAAGCGCGTTTTCGAACCTATCAATACAGTGAGTCCCTAGAGATGGTCGAAAGTGCCCTAAATGAGATAGACCCTGAATGGCAGGAGAAAATCGAGTGGGAAGAAAAAACAGGATAA
- a CDS encoding OmpA/MotB family protein: protein MRRRKNFRHAHTDQPSFWPSFTDMMSTIVLVMLFVALIAFIQSIFDAYEQREIRKELAKVASVKKHVSDLIQHELEEKVGEDQVVRGPNNTISIEGDILFETGSAEISARGREILQPLAHAFEEILTQEDISEYLYIILIEGHTDSVPYDNWTLSSERAVAVVKYLLSINPNLNREELAQYFAATGYSEYQPVAEGMDSESLRQNRRISFQIILDDDTWQEHLVNLMSQE, encoded by the coding sequence ATGAGGCGAAGAAAAAATTTTAGACACGCACACACAGATCAGCCTTCTTTTTGGCCTTCATTTACTGATATGATGAGTACCATTGTGCTTGTCATGTTATTCGTTGCACTCATCGCTTTTATACAAAGCATCTTTGACGCTTATGAACAGAGAGAGATACGTAAAGAATTGGCGAAGGTGGCCTCTGTCAAAAAACATGTATCGGACCTTATACAGCACGAATTAGAAGAAAAAGTAGGAGAGGACCAGGTTGTAAGGGGGCCTAATAATACGATCTCCATAGAGGGCGATATACTGTTTGAAACGGGGAGTGCCGAAATCAGTGCGAGAGGGAGAGAAATACTGCAGCCACTTGCGCACGCATTTGAGGAAATACTGACACAGGAAGATATTAGTGAATACTTATATATCATCCTGATTGAAGGACATACAGACAGTGTCCCATATGATAATTGGACTCTGTCTTCCGAGCGGGCCGTTGCCGTAGTAAAGTATCTATTGTCCATTAACCCAAATCTCAACCGTGAGGAGCTAGCTCAGTACTTTGCTGCAACAGGTTACTCAGAATATCAACCCGTCGCAGAAGGAATGGATTCAGAGAGCCTTCGACAGAATAGACGTATCTCTTTTCAAATTATCCTTGATGATGATACATGGCAAGAGCACCTTGTTAATCTTATGTCCCAAGAATAA